The sequence TAAAAGTGTATGACACCTTAGTAATTAaaagggaagggaggagggaggctcTATAATGAGACGTGGAAACTGGTTGTGAAGTTGGCTATCCCCCGCGCCCCCCCGTTTTGGCTGACCATATGTTACAATAAGTCATCCAGAAGGAGCTTACACGATAATGCTCACCCAAAGGCATATACGGTTAAATGTATCCTACAGCTGTAATTTGCCATGTCAGATAAAGTGACTTCAGTGCCTTGAGTTACTAATTTTAATGAGTTGAATagaccttttatttttaacattaaaaatatttttttatttatattttctgatccctggtgcaatcccaccTCTACAATAAACCCCCCTGTTACTCCGACTGTACACATTactgctgtcctacaactgtcatacatgtcctgaactactctgacatacttctctgccactccagacttccgcATGCAGTGCCACGGTtcctttctctagatctacaaagacacaatgcagctccttctgacttTCCCTGTACccctccattgctagcctcaacacaaccgttgcatctgtggtactctttctcagcataaagccatactgctgctcacaaatacttacttatGTCCATAGTCCAGCCCAGGGGTTGGCAAAGCTTTTGCTTTTGCCTTGCCAACCCCTGggctcacgggccacaatggatTCTGGCCACAATAgattctaaaatttgacagaagggccggccaggaacagatggatggagtgtttgtgtgaactaatataaatgacatgttaaagccattacatgaaaggatttgggcCTTATACAGGTACctttacagggaaaaggtcaaatgaatgaggtttgattataataaaatgcaatttaattatataatttggacaagttcgccgggccggattaaaaagcccaacagGCCGTAGTTTGCTCATGCCTGGTCTAGCCTGAACTACTTTTCCCCACAACTTGACTCATTAGTTTTATCCCCTTATAGTTTCCACACTTCTCCATTCTTCTGGCATCTTTCCCCCTtgaggattgtattaaacaatcCTGTTACGGccacctctcctagacacttccacacctccataGGTATGTAACCcgggccaactgccttcccattcttcttcctcttcattgcctttctaactttaTCCTTGCTAATCTTTGGCACTTCCTGGtacacaacaggtgcctctactacccttgttctctctcattttcctcattcattaattcctcaaagtaattcttccatcttcctagcaCACCACTGGGCCTCTGTCACCACTTTGCCATCCATATCCTTAATCACTCTAACATggtaaatcatgaagagcaaaaaagaagaatcaactggacttgttcaagtttgattgaagacaatTCAACTCTCTTCCATTCTGCGAGACTGGTAGATAGCTTtgatacttatactcttgttggagcagaaaacaaagaaggacccgaaaccaccaaggcaatctacctccccaggagtattagcatttgcTTTACGAATGCCAATACTCCCCGGCAGTCATGACACCTGACTAGCAAATCATCTGGAGTAATTAGCacccataaggtgaagggttgttgcccccctccctcaggttAGCCGTTATGCTGAGACGCAtacaggtgtggctgggggttgtggattttgggaacaacaacaacagaaatggaaaaaaaacacacaaaaacaaaattggaGCAATTTTCTTGAGGAATAGTAATAAACAGTAATCGCAATGAGGTCAGATTTATGCGAGGTTCTGGAGGCTAACCTTTAATATGAAATTTGAAATCAATTAAGCTCTTATCAATCCTGCAGACTGGTGGCGACTGTTGAATGACTTTAAAATCAATCAAGTTTGACTTTTTTCTCTGTCATGTAAAACTACTAAATCACATTGGAGAACTTCTAATTAGAGTTAAAGGACTTTGCATTAATCATTAGTCCTACATTAATGAATTGCTCAACTATGTGCTACagtgaaaaaggaaaagcagTCACCTTTTTAGCTGTCAGGTTGCATAAGAAGAAAAGTGAGAAACACTGTATTATATGAGAGTTCTGTGCTCTTTAAAACATTGTGTTGCTTTTTTATCTGCCACTCATgatgattattacattttaaaattaaaagttagaaataaatgttaatgtaaaatgtaaataaaccaacacAATTTAAACATGAACAACCAGGTGGAGAAGCAGtgcaattaaatatatatatatatatatatatatatcaattaTTTTGTTCCTTCCTATTTTTAGGGAATATATTTAGGAAGGAGAGGTACATGAGGCGACTGATACCTCTGCACATTAatatacagctgcagaggcctGCTGGCTAAGAGAAACAGTTTTGCTATCAAAAAGGAACAGAAAGTCGACATACCAGAACCTTATAAAGCCACAGACATCGTTTGATCtctcttaaaaaagaaaaagcatgaaAATGACACACATGGGTGGAGTTACTTCCTGGAGTCTCCAGTGGTTGCCAGGCAACTGTGCAGCATAGCCCCGTAAAACTCTAAACGGATGTTTTAAGAATTCGTTATTGTGTTGTGAGCTTCAGATGCGTTGATATTAGAACATTTAGCAGCAGCCACACAGAACTAATCCATTATTTCTGTACTTGCTTCAAAGAATTTTAAAGTCTGCTGAACTGATGCAAACCCAACCATAGAACTCTTCACTCTGTTCTGCTGCTTTATGGCAACAAGATGCTCTACGAGCAagtgggattttattttactctctctctcccctcttccttttttctttccgtTGATGCATGCTGATTCAGCCCATGGAGAGTGCAAAGCAGCTGCCTCGGATAAGAAGTTCATTGTAATCTTTGCCaggtgaaaaacaaataaatacatttcgcAAAGGCTCCCAGATGCAGATTGGAGATCCAGCACACTTTAACATGTGGAAAATGATTTTCAGTAAGTGTTTTTGGGGCAGTGGTGGGAGTAAACGGGGTGATGGTACAGCCAGCTTTAATGTAAATGAGTGTAATTAGCAGTTAGATTGGATCAATGCCCATTATTGCACAACAAAGCATTTCTGCAGAAGAAGGCATGAATGATGGACAACAAGGAACAGCTGCTATAGACTAGGGTGCAAAGTATAGGAAGACTTTGCAGCCTCTGCTGTTCCCTGAAAATATAGCATTCATACTTTAATGGGAGTCGACAATAACTCAGCTCCTGTATGCGTGCCATTGAATTACTGATGTTGTGGAGCAGCAGGTTTGTGTTGGGCTGAATGTTGATTTAATGAAAAGAAGCAGCTGCTTTGGTGCTTTTTTCATGAATGGTGCAAGGTGTTGAAAAATCACTTTCTGTAATGCATCAAATCATCTTGAAGAGATTCCTTTCCTCCAGCTAATTCTCTGAAAGAATTACAAACAGATCCTAAAGCTGCCAGACTTCAAACTCGGATATAATTAACTGCACAGACGTCAGAAGACTTTACATCGCCTGTGTTAAAAAACATCTTTTAGATTTTTACCTTGTAAACCAGCTGGATTTAACTAATCCATCATATGGAGCCACTGGATAAAATGACAAAGGTGTGACTGACATCTGGTGGAGAACATCCATCAGGACAAACAGATGGTGCAACATTTTACTGAGAATATTTACACCGGAAGAGTCACTTTTAAGAAGGGATCGCTGAAAAATAATTAGTGGTTTATGATCTTAAATATTCAGAAAAATCCATTGGTAAAATAATCAGTGTCTTATCATGaattctatttaaatatttgaattgtAGAATGGAATGGTGGGGCATCTGCAGACTGGCAATGCAGAGGCTAAACTGTTGAGAGCCTGGATTACCTGATACAATCATCGCCCTCTCACATACAGCAGCAGTGGGGGCAGTAACTTGACCTTCCCTCTTTATAGCCATGTGACAATGGTGCCCCCGTCCCACTGGCCTGTCTGCCCTCTGTTGTGTCCATTTATAATTTCCAGACACATTGCAGTTTACTCCGAGGTCCCAGTAACAGAAGGTGACAGACtcaagaggaaagaaagggTGAGCGATGCTGGATTAGTTCTTACAGTTGCAGTTTTTAGAAACCTAAATATGCAATTAATCTTTGTAGAGCAATGGCACAGTATTCAGTttccatatttaaatgtttaatttaatatacatttatcTAGAACTATAATGGATATTTATGATGCATTTATTCTCTAAACAAACCTAAACATTATCTTTACTTTTCTATTGTTTACTTCTTGTGTGTTTGGAAATTATTGTCCATTTTGTGTTATTTCCCCCTTTTAAGGTGAGGAGCAGAAATATGCATCGTCATGAACATTGTGACAAGTGTTATAATATTGACTGTCAAGTTCCGGTGCAGATTTCCGTGTCATGTGCGATCGTCAAGTGCGATAAAAACTGCGGTGCCATCTTTCATATGTGCAAAAAAGAGGAGCACCAGCTTCTTTGTCCCAATGAGATGGTTCCGTGCTTCAATGTCATCAATGGCTGTCCTCTCACCATGCCGCGACACAGGCTGGCCCAACACCTGCAGTTCTGCCCTGCTAGCATGGTCTGCTGCTCGCAGGAGTGGATCCGCTGGCCCGTCTCCGAAACTGAACTGACCTTCTATAAAAAAATCTCTGAAAGCCCTTTAACTGAGGTAAACCTTGATGTTTCTTTGGCTCTCAGGGACCAAGAGCTGCTGTTTCAATCTATCAAAATGAAAGATGTTTTTCCTGAGTTAATAGCTGAGGATTCTGCCCTTCAAGATGTGTCTGCTCGAGCCAGTAGCGCTGCAGAGAAAGCAAGGTGCGCTTTAGTTTGGggtgaatttaaagaaaatggcTGCATGAGGACCGAGGGAAAAGAACAAAGTCAAAAGGAAAGGGATGTTTTGGCAAAGAGCAAAGACGTAGCTGGGATTCAGAGACACAACTCCTGGGAGAAAATCTTCAAGGAGAATATGGATGCATGTGAACAACCCAGAAACCTGAGCAAGTCACAGgaaagaggaagggaaagggAAAAGCAAGAAACGGCAAACTGTCAAGGGGAGACGAGAGTTTCACACCTGAGCCAAGGGAGTGCTGCAGCTGTCACAAACACAACTGGTGCAACAGGCTTTGCACCATGGAACGACGGGGTCCTCGAGAGATTAAGTAAGGAAGCCAATATTGCCGAGTATAACATGTATCTGGCGCACAATGGGGCGATGTTGATCAACTTTGGCCAGCTTGCTGCATGCACTCCGAGAGAAAAGGATTTTGTTTATGGGAATCTGGAGCCCATCGAGGTCAAGAGCGTCCACACATTCAACATTCCCACCAGCTATCGAGCAAAACGCCATTACCTGAGGGACCCCGCACGGAAGCCCGTGAGCAGACACCAGGGTGTTGGCACTGCAGAATTGCAAGAGGATCTTCCCATGATTGACGAGGTTGAAGCCACACTTCTGTGCTGCCTGGAAAAGGAACTGAAAGGACATTTGATTTCTGAGACAGTGGGGCTCGATGGCCTCTATGTCAGCACGGGAACGCAGACGTACAACTTCGCCTCTGCTCCTTTCAAAGCAGATGCATCTCTTGCTGATGTCATCGCAGATACACACCATGGTCTTTATGTAAACATTGAGACAGAATCTGTCACAAgaagacataacaaaacaagCTCCGCCTTCAGCTACATGTGTGGCCGCTTCTTTCGGCGTGACGAATTCTGCTGGCATTTCAGGAACGTGCACTCGGACATACAGGCTTCTCTAAGTGGCTGGTTCCAGCAGCGCTGTCCCTTAGCATACCTCGGCTGCACTTTCAACCAGACCAGGTTTCAGCCTGCAGGTCACACAGGTACAGTAACATTCTGCCAAGATGCCGGAGCCCTTGTCCTCCAGCCAGACACCCCATTATCCACCGGGGAACGTGGGGGACCCTTCAGCTCTCAGAGGAATACTGAACATAATCAGGATCCTCTGAGCAGACTGCCCCTTGAGATTCTTCAGCACATAGCTGGTTACCTTGACAGTCTCACATTAGCTCAGCTGTCCCAGGTCTCCCCTCTAATGAGAGAAATGTGTGCAACACTGTTGCAGGAGAGAGGAATGGTCTCCCTGAAGTGGGAGAGGAAAACATATTCCCAGGGGGGGAGCTCATGGAAATGTCGAAAGAAAGCAAGTATCCttaagatgtttttattttgtccttttcGAGTGTGAATATCCTGAATTTAAACAATGTGTAATGTAGTGTACatgcaaattcaaattcaaaaaacaatcaatcaatacacGATAGATAGATGTAACATAATGGCTGCTACATGGTAAACTATTGGTGATCCAAAACATTctatgtgcttgtttttgttgttattgtcgTCATTATTAGAAAAAAGAGCAGACAATGAGATGAATAAAGTTGTTGGAGAAGAATAACCAAGCTTAACGCACCTACCATGATGTATTCTTTTTAATGATAGTTAACAGTAGAagctttagggggggggggggttatttggCCATAGCTGGATTGCAACCAGGATTGCtgtgtttatatttacattcgACCAGTGAGCGTGACCTTACAACACATGACTCGGACCACTGGGCCACAGGGCCACCGGGCCGCCCAGTGGCCCAGTGGTCCGAGCCGGTCGGATGCCACCAGCTGCTTCGGTTCTACAAGATTATCTAAATCCTGTTTTGGTATGATGAACTTTGAGGTAATTCCAATGCCCCGAGCTATAAACATTCAAATTCATCATATTgctataaaaaagaaaataaaaaaaatctattaatGAAACGCTTGGTGCCTGCCATTTAATTTTGGTTGCAAATGTATGCtgcctctctgctgcagctgatctaatgtgtatttttacactGACTATCTCAACACTGCAGTGATCATGGGATAGAGAGTGTGCCAGTCGCATCAGCGATGTGGAATGGCCTGAGGTCTTGCTGCAAGTAAACATAGTCCAAAACAAGTCAGATGTGTGATCATTCAAAGGAATCAAGGTGTTGATAAGTCTGTGTGCCGGTTGCATACATTTGCAACGAAAATTAAATGGCAGGCTGGGTATTTGCTGCGCCAGTGTAGGGCAGAATATTTATCTAAATTTGTCATGAGAGATATAAAACTAACATGCTCTGGCATGAGAAGAAATACTCTGATCTAGATTCCATAGAGAATTAAACACATCCTCCTGGAAATAGCTACAGTTTATTCCACGACAACCGCCTCCTACATGCACCTCATTTCTATCTCTGTGGTTTACAGGTGTGGGAGTTCAGCTCTTTGTTTTCTCCCGTGGACAGATGGAGCTTCAGAAATACTCCTTCAGTGTCAGATCACCTGAAAACCTGCTTCTTCTACCAGAAAGAGATGCGCACTGGTCCGGTGGCTTTGGTCTGCCTGGGAGAAGTTCAACCCCAGAAAGAAAGAGCAAACCATCAAAAATAATGATCATAAAACCTGCAAGCAGTGTGTGTGCTCCACGACATGAGAGATGCCATGTTTAGAATTAGTTATGCTATTTATCTAGTCACAGAACTGTTTAGGGGATAAAGCCTCTGAAACATTAACTGCTGTATGCACACAGATGAGAAGTAGTTAGCTGAAGTCACTGCAAACAGAAGGGGTGATATGCAAATGAGCAGAAAAAGCAGTTCATTctcagtgtttgttttcttttatcatttcattttgtctgcAAGTAGTTTTTGTACATGGATTTATATTTAAGCATTGAGGAGAAAAAGACTCATGTAAACTGGCAGCCTGTTCCTTGACTCAAATGAGCAGTTATTGGAAATGAATAAGtggataaataataattatccctctatgaacatcaaatatattcAGTTATTAAATTTGGGAATTTAGAAAACTCCTTAAAGTAATATAATTTCCCTTTGCATGGCTGATTGTTGTGTTGTTTCCCCCCCATTTGTATTCATTCTTGAGGTTAAAAACTTCAATTGTGATATGTTCAGTTTTTAGAATGACAAGCCTGACATCTACTGGAGAAATTGTGTATTACGTTAAATCTGTTGAGCCATGAACTATCCCCAACCTGTACTTTATGCCATCTGCTGAGACGGTGTGCGCTTCCTGATGATAATAGTGACAACTTTGTGTCTAATTTAGCGAACACCTCTTGAAGGAAAATAACAGGACTGTCATTTGTTTGTCACTTCCATTAAATGCTGCATAGCAAGATGAATTACTACTAGTCTCAATTATTCTTTAACAGCAGTGGAAATAAAATACCAGAAATGGGTAGaaactttaatttattgtaCGTATAAACATCTACAACATATCAGACACCGGGTTTCTCATTTTGTAAATCACCTCTGACAACATTTTGTTGCACAGGGCTGCATAAGGATTTAGAGTCACAGCCTGTTGTCGGGCAAATTCGCTTCCAAGTGCAGCTGCCTTCTCAAAATCTTCCTTGGCTCCATCGTCCTGGCCCGCTAATCCGCGTAAAAGACCTCTTTGAACGTGCCCCTGGCAGGCAGTGCGTCCAGTCCCACCACTCAGGGAGATGGCTCGATCCAGGTCCTCCAGCGCTCCTGAGAGGAGACGCAGAACTGTGAGGCTCGCACATGCCCGGAAAGTTAATTTCCAATTCAGTATGTAAAGAAGGCCTCTCAGGCTGGATTTAAAATCTGTGTAATGCCTGCAGTAGCAGAATAACTTTGCTGCTATACACCAAAGATTATGCAGGCAAATAAAAAGGATTTAAAGTCTTTATATTAACtgaataatgtaatatttttcaatTACTCATAAAATCTCAGATGCAGGAACAATAATCTCAATTATTCCCTATTATGCAGAATATTGTGAGATGAATCACGTGTCCTTTCTCCACCTATTAATCCGGCAGTAAATATAAGTGCCCTGCAGAAGCTGAAAGTGCTGAAGAAGTTATCTGATGttacaagaaataaaaagtgCAACATGAGCATTAGCAAGAACACGACATTTGGTCAAAGCTGTATACTTTAACACACCTAATCTCTGAAACACGGTAGAAGCTTGTTCCTTCCACTGAAGCACACAATAAACCATACACTTTTAGATGTTTGAGAAATTTCTGCGGCACTAAATTCCCGAGAGTCTGTACATTCGATTTCTCTGTCCCTGCTGCCTTTGACACAACAGTACCTAGAACAAAGCGAACTCAGATTCTTTATTGACAGTACATCAGACAAAGGTCAGACATGCTGCCACTCTGAGCTCAGGGTTGACAATCTGATATGTTGGCGCGCTCGTATCCGA is a genomic window of Brachionichthys hirsutus isolate HB-005 unplaced genomic scaffold, CSIRO-AGI_Bhir_v1 contig_1003, whole genome shotgun sequence containing:
- the LOC137913541 gene encoding F-box only protein 40-like yields the protein MHRHEHCDKCYNIDCQVPVQISVSCAIVKCDKNCGAIFHMCKKEEHQLLCPNEMVPCFNVINGCPLTMPRHRLAQHLQFCPASMVCCSQEWIRWPVSETELTFYKKISESPLTEVNLDVSLALRDQELLFQSIKMKDVFPELIAEDSALQDVSARASSAAEKARCALVWGEFKENGCMRTEGKEQSQKERDVLAKSKDVAGIQRHNSWEKIFKENMDACEQPRNLSKSQERGREREKQETANCQGETRVSHLSQGSAAAVTNTTGATGFAPWNDGVLERLSKEANIAEYNMYLAHNGAMLINFGQLAACTPREKDFVYGNLEPIEVKSVHTFNIPTSYRAKRHYLRDPARKPVSRHQGVGTAELQEDLPMIDEVEATLLCCLEKELKGHLISETVGLDGLYVSTGTQTYNFASAPFKADASLADVIADTHHGLYVNIETESVTRRHNKTSSAFSYMCGRFFRRDEFCWHFRNVHSDIQASLSGWFQQRCPLAYLGCTFNQTRFQPAGHTGTVTFCQDAGALVLQPDTPLSTGERGGPFSSQRNTEHNQDPLSRLPLEILQHIAGYLDSLTLAQLSQVSPLMREMCATLLQERGMVSLKWERKTYSQGGSSWKCRKKVWEFSSLFSPVDRWSFRNTPSVSDHLKTCFFYQKEMRTGPVALVCLGEVQPQKERANHQK